TGAAGGAACGGCCGATCCATCCGATCCATCCGGCAGCGATCCGCGACAAGAAGAGTATTTTTGACGTCTTAAAAAAGCGAGACGTTTTGCTTCATCATCCGTTCCATTCGTTTTCTGTCGTTACGGACTTTATCGCCGAGGCTGCTGAAGACCCGGATGTACAGGCGATCAAGATCTGTCTTTATCGGACGGGTAAAGATTCACCGGTTGTCAGATCGCTGATCAGAGCTAGCCGCCTAGGCAAGCAGGTGACTGCGGTCGTCGAACTCAAGGCCAGGTTTGACGAAGAGAACAATATCGAATGGGCTCGCCGATTAGAGAATGAAGGCGTTCATGTCGTATATGGAATTCACAGTCTCAAAACGCATTCAAAAGTGCTTCTAGTGGTTCGACGCGAAAAAGACAAACTTTGCCGATACGTCCATGTCGCAACGGGTAATTACAACCCGACCACTTCGCGACTTTACACGGATCTAGGCCTGCTAACAGCTGACGACGAGATCGGGGCTGATGCGACCAATCTTTTCAATTTTCTGACCGGTTATTCGCAACAGGATGAATACATGCGGATGTTGGTCGCACCTCTGAATCTTCGCGAACGGTTTATCGAACTCATTCGGCGTGAGGCCGCAAATAGAGCAAACGGCAAACCGGCGAGAATAATCATCAAGATCAATAGTCTGACCGATGTCGAGGTCATCGAGGAGCTGTACAAGGCATCGTCGGCCGGCGTCGATATCGATCTGATCGTTCGCGGCATTTGTTCTCTCAGACCGGGCGTGAAAGGCCTTTCCGAGACCATCCGTGTTCGATCTATCGTAGGGCGGTTCTTAGAGCACAGCCGGATATTTTACTTTTCGAATGAAAGCGGGGCTAGCGACGAGGTTTATATTGGGAGTGCCGACTTAATGCAACGAAATCTTGATCGTCGCGTAGAGGTCGTGGTGCCAATACTTGATCCCGAGATCAAAATATACGTAAAAGAGACCCTGATCGAAAATTACCTGAGGGACAACGTCAATGCACGGACATTGAAGCCCGATGGAACATATAGGAAGATCGCCGCAGGCAATACAAAACCCTTCGATGCCCAGATGTCGTTCGTCGGAGAGGACCTTCCCGGTTAGGCTGTAGCTTTTCGTTCAAATCGTGCTTCGGCAACTGTGCCGTTCAATGTCCCGTATTTGATCGTCAATCGCGGATACCCTCTCGGCTCTCGTTCGATCGTTGCGAGACCGAGTTTCTTTTCAGCCTTTTCGATCGAATCGATCGTTCCTTCGATCTCCATGTACAGTCCGAAAGGTAGTTCATCCAGGACGATCTCAACATCATCCAGATGCCAGTATTTACGACGCTTTTCGTAGACCGCCGTAAGGCGATAACCCAGGCGCTCGATGATCTTCTCCGTCGATTCGACATCGCCGACCGAAGTTTCGTATTCGATCTTCCTTTTCGCACCCGAATCGGTCTTTATCTTCTCCTTGTAAGTAAGGACGGTGTGGTCACCGATCTTTCGCAGTCGGAGGGTCGCTCCACGTTCATCCATTTCGCCGCCACGATGTTGATAGTTGACCTCGAACACTTCTTTGTGAAATACGGCGCCGAGATCGACGATCTTCTTGGTTATTTCGTCGAGTCGTTTCGGGCTAAGCCGGTACTTGATCTCAGTTTCGATGTTCATTGATTTTCTTATATATGAAGTGCAACAGAGAGAGTTTATGCGTTTGGCCGACACGTAGCAAACCAGCCGCTCGAACAACATACAGACTTGACGAAACTTCCGCCGTGATGAATACTTGAAAAAAAGGTCAGGATTCACTGACGGATTTGTGTAAACGATAAATGAGGTAATTTTATGCCATATCCAGAGATAATGATCCACGGAATGCGGGCGGAACTGGCGCGGCTCGGGATCGAAGAAACGAAGTCGAGCGAGGCGGTGGTAGACGCGGTGAAAAACACCGACGGCACACTAATGGTCGTCGTTAATTCAGTTTGCGGTTGTGCTGCAGGAGGCGTAAGGCCCGGGATAGCAATGGCGCTGCAAAATTCCGAATCGAAACCCGATCGGGCGATCACCGTATTTGCCGGTGCCGATATCGACGCAACTGACACCGCTCGCGAGTTCTTTACTGGTTATCCGCCTTCTTCTCCGGCGATCGGATTGATCAAGAACGGAGAACTGGTTCAAATGTTCGAACGAAAGGATCTCGAAGGCCGCCATCCGATGATGATCGCTGACGCGCTTACCGAGGCTTTTGAAAAGCACTGCAGAAGATCGGACGCAGCTGTAAGCTGAACAAATATAGTCATTTAGATTGAAATGAGGCGGCAGATTGCCGCCTCTTTCGTTGTTTTGAGCGATCGTAAATATTTTGTTGCCTAAAGCGATCCGAAATCTGTAAAATATAGGAGGCAAGTCAACATCCCTTCGGTTCATTCCTCGCAACTCAGATGTCGATCAATCAACGAAAACACACCCGCTTCTCTTTGGATATACCTGCGACGATCGTCACAAAATTTGGCGATCGCCAGGAAACGCTTTTGCAGCAGATAAGCATCGGCGGCTGTTTCACAGATTGGGAAGAGAATATCTATGCCGGCGATGAGTTTCGGTTAGAGATCGAACTTCCGAACAAAAACAGGCTTCCGCTTAAATGCAAGGCGATCTACCGCTTTGAAGACACGGGGATCGGAGTTCGGTTTTACGAGATATCGCAGTTCGAACAGGAACTTATATCGAAGATCATTTCAGAGCGAATGATCCGCGAGGGCCTGCCAATATTTCCTGACCCGTTCAATCAGCCTTCGAAATACATCGAAGAGGACGAAAGCCCAAAGATAACCAATCGCAGGCATGAACGGGAGGAAATGCTCGAAAAGGCGATGTCAGGTGAAGAAATTGCCTGATCAAATCGCTTGCCGGCGCCCCTCGATGATCTGTTGAAACGTTTGCCCCCTGAACTCTCCTTCGGTAAGACCAGTGGCAGATGCGACATCCGAATCATTGAATGCCCCGCAATCGGAACCCCGACGTAAGAAATTCAATACACCCTGAGCCGATGCCGCATCGTCAAAAGTGTTGCCCGAAAGCATGGCCCTTGATGCACCATCAATAAAATCGCGTAGACGAGCTGTCTGTGAATCGAAGGTCCGGAGGAAGAACGAATACACCGCGGCGTAGCGAGCCGGCAGTTGATTTGGATGAAGATCCCAGCTTTGGTAAAAACCATTGCTCATCGAATATGTGACGTTCTCGAAATGAGTTCGCCAACCTTCGAAGATCCGAC
The DNA window shown above is from Chloracidobacterium sp. and carries:
- the ppk1 gene encoding polyphosphate kinase 1, with product MSWLEFDRRVLEEAMDESKPVLERLKFLSIFATNLDEFFMIRVSGLKEQIEEGVLELSPDGLTAGEQLREIGKRLRPMLKKQVAYLRDNVFPELERAGLTIEPYRSLGIKDRKKLDKYFRDNLFPILTPQSVDSSHPFPYISNLSLNLGLFIEPNRQLTQKSLKHLFRQKRFTRIKLPPTVPRLIPINEKRGRFALLEEVISANAADLFPNMKAGEGFLFRVTRDADIELREDEAGDLMRTLERELQRRRFRFPVRLEVSANMPEKMLKQLTDGIGLTEQDVYRIEGFVDIPDLMQLYSLEQTALKERPIHPIHPAAIRDKKSIFDVLKKRDVLLHHPFHSFSVVTDFIAEAAEDPDVQAIKICLYRTGKDSPVVRSLIRASRLGKQVTAVVELKARFDEENNIEWARRLENEGVHVVYGIHSLKTHSKVLLVVRREKDKLCRYVHVATGNYNPTTSRLYTDLGLLTADDEIGADATNLFNFLTGYSQQDEYMRMLVAPLNLRERFIELIRREAANRANGKPARIIIKINSLTDVEVIEELYKASSAGVDIDLIVRGICSLRPGVKGLSETIRVRSIVGRFLEHSRIFYFSNESGASDEVYIGSADLMQRNLDRRVEVVVPILDPEIKIYVKETLIENYLRDNVNARTLKPDGTYRKIAAGNTKPFDAQMSFVGEDLPG
- the cyaB gene encoding class IV adenylate cyclase, with translation MNIETEIKYRLSPKRLDEITKKIVDLGAVFHKEVFEVNYQHRGGEMDERGATLRLRKIGDHTVLTYKEKIKTDSGAKRKIEYETSVGDVESTEKIIERLGYRLTAVYEKRRKYWHLDDVEIVLDELPFGLYMEIEGTIDSIEKAEKKLGLATIEREPRGYPRLTIKYGTLNGTVAEARFERKATA
- a CDS encoding BrxA/BrxB family bacilliredoxin, with translation MPYPEIMIHGMRAELARLGIEETKSSEAVVDAVKNTDGTLMVVVNSVCGCAAGGVRPGIAMALQNSESKPDRAITVFAGADIDATDTAREFFTGYPPSSPAIGLIKNGELVQMFERKDLEGRHPMMIADALTEAFEKHCRRSDAAVS
- a CDS encoding PilZ domain-containing protein, encoding MSINQRKHTRFSLDIPATIVTKFGDRQETLLQQISIGGCFTDWEENIYAGDEFRLEIELPNKNRLPLKCKAIYRFEDTGIGVRFYEISQFEQELISKIISERMIREGLPIFPDPFNQPSKYIEEDESPKITNRRHEREEMLEKAMSGEEIA